The genomic window CCACCTGATGCACGCTGTGGGTAACCGGCTGCTCGCCGATCGGCCCGATTCCAAAGTTCTCTACATCCATGCCGAGCAGTTCGTCTCGGATGTGGTCAAGGCCTATCAGCGCAAGACCTTCGACGAGTTCAAGGAACGCTATCACTCGCTCGACCTGCTCCTGATCGACGATGTGCAGTTCTTCGCCAACAAGGACCGCACGCAGGAAGAATTCTTCAATGCGTTCGAGGCCCTGCTGGCCAAGAAGTCGCACATCGTGATGACCAGCGACACCTATCCCAAGGGCCTGGCCGACATTCACGAGCGGCTGGTTTCGCGCTTCGATTCGGGCCTGACGGTCGCCATCGAACCGCCCGAACTCGAAATGCGCGTGGCCATCCTGATCAACAAGGCGCGCGCCGAATCGGCCGAAATGCCGGAAGAGGTGGCCTTCTTCGTTGCCAAGAACGTGCGCTCCAACGTGCGCGAGCTCGAAGGCGCGCTGCGCAAGATCCTGGCTTACTCGCGCTTCAACCAGAAAGAAATCTCGATCGCCCTGGCGCGCGAGGCGCTGCGCGACTTGCTGTCGATCCAGAATCGGCAGATCTCGGTCGAAAATATCCAGAAGACGGTGGCCGACTACTACAAGATCAAGGTCGCCGACATGTACAGCAAGAAGCGCCCGGCCAGCATTGCGCGGCCACGGCAGATCGCGATGTACCTGGCCAAGGAACTCACCCAGAAGAGCCTGCCGGAAATCGGCGAGCTGTTCGGCGGGCGCGATCACACAACGGTGCTGCATGCGGTGCGCAAGATCTCGGGCGAGCGCCAGCAGCTCACCGAACTGAACCAGCAACTCCACGTGCTCGAACAAACGCTCAAGGGCTGACCCCGGATGTCATCAAGAAAGCCACCCGCAACAGCGGAGAATGGCGTCTTACAAGCGGATTCAAAGAGATAAAAGAGAAGAGGAAGAAGACATGATCGTTTTGAAGGCAACCCAAGACAAAGTCCTCGCCGCGCTGCAGTCGGTGGCAGGCATCGTGGAACGGCGCCATACCCTGCCTATCCTGGCCAACGTGCTGATCCGCAAGACCGGCGGCCAGCTGCAGCTCACAACCAGCGACCTCGAGATCCAGATCCGCACCACGGCCGAGCTTGGCGGCGACGAAGGCAACTTCACCACCACCATCGGCGCGCGCAAGCTCATCGACATCCTGCGCACCATGCCGGCCGACCAGACCGTGAGCCTCGAGTCGAGCGCGAGCAAGCTGGTGCTCAAGGGCGGCAAGAGCCGCTTCACGCTGCAGTCGCTGCCGGCAGAAGACTTTCCGCTGGTGCAGGAAGCCGCCAACTTCGGTCCCGTGTTCAGCGTGCCGCAAAAGACGCTGAAGGACCTGCTCTCGCAGGTTTCCTTTGCCATGGCCGTGCACGACATCCGCTACTACCTCAACGGCATTCTGTTCGTGGCCGAAGGCAAGCAGCTGAGCCTGGTGGCCACCGACGGCCACCGCCTGGCGTTTTCGTCGGCCACGCTCGACGTCGAAGTGCCGCGCCAGGAAGTGATTCTTCCGCGCAAGACCGTGCTCGAAATGCAGCGCCTGCTGTCGGATGCCGAAGGCGCCATCGAGATGCAGTTTGCGAACAACCAGGCCAAGTTCAGCTTCGGCGGCATGGAGTTCGTCACCAAGCTGGTCGAGGGCAAGTTCCCCGACTACAACCGCGTGATTCCCAAGAACCACAAGAACAGCGTCACGCTCGGCCGCGCGCCCCTGCTGGCCAGCCTGCAGCGCACCGCCATCCTGACGAGCGAGAAGTTCAAGGGCGTGCGCCTGAACATCGAGCCCGGCACGCTGCGCATCGCCTCCAACAATGCCGAGCAGGAAGAAGCACAGGACGAGCTCGACATCGACTACGGCGGCGACGCCATCGAGATCGGCTTCAACGTGACCTACCTGATCGACGCTCTCGCCAACATGGGCCAGGACATGGTCAAGCTGGACCTGGCCGACTCCAACAGCTCCGCCCTTTTGACCATCCCCGAGAACGCATCCTTCAAATATGTCGTGATGCCGATGCGGATCTAGAAGACAGAAAACACAGCGCCTTGCGCAGACAGCCCGCGGCCCTCCGCGGGTTTGCGCTTTCAAGAGGCAGGAAAAGCAGGCCGCCAAGGCCCGAAAAATCCCGTGAATGCCGTGAGAGATAGAGGAATATCCGAATGAGTGCAGAAGAAAACAAGCCCGAAGTACCCCACACCGAACCGGTCTACACGCCCGAGATCGAGAGTGCGGTGCCGATCGAGATCACGCCCGCCGACACCAGCTACGGCGAAGGCTCGATCACGATCCTCGAGGGGCTCGAGGCGGTGCGCAAGCGCCCCGGCATGTACATCGGCGACACCTCCGACGGCACGGGCCTGCACCACCTGGTGTTCGAGGTGGTCGACAACTCCATCGACGAAGCGCTGGCCGGCCATTGCGACGACATCGTCGTCACCATCCACAGCGACAACTCGATTTCCGTTACCGACAACGGCCGCGGCATTCCCACCGGCGTGAAGATGGACGACAAGCACGAGCCCAAGCGCTCGGCGGCCGAAATTGCGTTGACCGAGCTGCACGCCGGCGGCAAGTTCAACCAGAACAGCTACAAGGTGTCGGGCGGCCTGCACGGCGTGGGCGTGAGCTGCGTGAACGCGCTGAGCGTGATGCTGCGCCTGGTGGTGCGCCGCGAGGGCAAGATCCACGAACTCGAATTCAGCCGCGGCTTCGTGCAGGACCGCCTGCTCGAGACCGTGAACGGCGTCGAGGTCTCGCCCATGAAGATCATCGGCGACACCGACAAGCGCGGCACCGAGGTGCACTTTCTGCCCGACACGGAAATCTTCAAGGAGAACAACGATTTCCACTACGAAATCCTCTCCAAGCGCCTGCGCGAGCTGAGCTTTCTGAACAACGGCGTGCGCATCCGCCTGAAGGACGAGCGCACCGGCAAGGAAGACGACTTTTCGGGCGCCGGCGGCGTGCGCGGCTTTGTCGAGTTCATCAACAAGGGCAAGACCGTCCTGCATCCGAACTCGTTCTACGCAGCGGGCGAAAAGCCGGCCGACACCTACGGCGGCATTCCGGGCACGCACATCGGCGTTGAAGTGGCCATGCAGTGGAACAGCGGCTACAACGAGCAGGTGCTGTGCTTCACCAATAACATCCCGCAGCGTGACGGCGGCACCCATCTCACGGGCCTGCGCGCCGCGATGACCCGCGTCATCAACAAGTACATCGAAGAGAACGAGCTGGCCAAGAAGGCCAAGGTCGAAGTCACCGGCGACGACATGCGCGAAGGCCTGTGCTGCGTGCTGAGCGTGAAGGTGCCCGAGCCCAAGTTCTCCAGCCAGACCAAGGACAAGCTGGTGTCCAGCGAAGTGCGCGCGCCGGTGGAAGACATCGTCGGGCGCCTGCTCACCGATTACCTGCAGGAACGCCCGAACGACGCCAAGATCATCTGCGGCAAGATCATCGAGGCCGCCCGCGCCCGCGAAGCCGCGCGCAAGGCCCGCGAAATGACGCGCCGCAAGGGCGTGCTCGACGGCATGGGCCTGCCCGGCAAGCTGGCCGACTGCCAGGAAAAGGACCCGGCGCTGTGCGAGGTCTACCTGGTGGAGGGCGACTCCGCAGGCGGCTCCGCCAAGCAGGGCCGCGACCGTAAGTTCCAGGCCATCCTGCCGCTGCGCGGCAAGATCCTGAACGTGGAAAAGGCGCGCTACGAGAAGCTGCTCACCAGCAACGAAATTCTCACGATGATCACGGCACTGGGCACCGGCATCGGCCGCGCCGGCGCCACCACCGCTGGCGGCGGGGCGGACGACTTCAACGTCGCCAAGCTCCGCTACCACCGCATCATCATCATGACCGACGCCGACGTCGACGGCGCGCACATTCGCACGCTGCTGCTCACGTTCTTCTACCGGCAGATGCCGGAGCTGGTCGAGCGCGGCCACATCTACATTGCGCAGCCGCCGCTCTACAAGGTGAAGGTCGGCAAGGAAGAGCAGTACCTGAAGGACGGCCCAGCGCTGGACGCCTTCCTGCTCAAGGTGGCGCTGAAGGATGCGAGCATCGAGACCGGCGGGCCCAACTCGACCACCCTGAGCGGCGACACGCTGGCCGAGCTCGCGCGCAAGCACCAGCTGGCCGAAGCCGTGATCGCGCGCCTGCGCAACTTCATGGATGCCGAAGCGCTGCGCGCCATTGCCGACGGCGTGGCGCTCGACCTGGACACCACGCCCGCGGCAGAGGCTTCGGCCGTGGCGCTGCAGGCCAAGCTGCGCGAGCTCAACACCACCGGCGTGCCCGCCGAAGTGAGCAGCGAGTTCGACGCCCGCACCGACAAGCCGCTGCTGCGCATCAGCCGCCGCCACCACGGCAACATCAAGAGCAGCGTGCTCACGCAGGACTTTGTGCACGGTGCCGACTACGCCGCGCTCGCCGAAGCCGCCAACACGTTCCGCAACCTGCTGAGCGCTGATGGCGCCATCGTGCGCCGCGGCGAGGGCGAGCGCGCCAAGGAAGAAAAGGTGGCCGACTTCCGCATCGCGATGAAGTGGCTCATCGGCCAGGCCGAAAACGCCACCTCGCGCCAGCGCTACAAGGGCCTGGGCGAAATGAACCCCGCACAGCTATGGGAAACCACCATGGACCCGACCGTGCGCCGCCTGCTGCGCGTGCAGATCGACGACGCAATCGAAGCCGACCGCGTGTTCACGATGCTGATGGGCGACGAGGTGGAGCCGCGGCGCGAGTTCATCGAGCAGAACGCGCTGCGGGCTGCGAATATCGACGTCTGAGTGTCAAGGCTTCCCTCCCGGGGAGATTTTTTGACATAGCCGCGCGACCAAGACCACAGGCCTAAAGACGCGCTGCAGGCAACCGCGGACCAGCAGCGCGTGCGATTGCAGACCGAGGCCAAGGACAGCAAGGCGGTTGGGCCTGCCTCAAGTAAAGTTCATGAGCACTCAGGTCAGCGAGTCGACAGACAGCGCAAGGATACCGATCAGGCTCAGCAGGCTCGCATAAATATTGACTCTGGTGGGGCGCTCTCGGAGAACGGCCATACCGATCAAAAACGATACAACCAGGCTGAGGCGTCGAAAAAGCGAAGCGGTCGACATCTGGCTACTGTCTAACGCAAGAAACACCAGGAAAAGCGATTCGCCGATTGTGATGAAGACGCCTGCGAGCACGAGATAGCCGATCCATCCGGCGCGCGGAGTTTCCTTTGGCTGTTGTGGCAGCAGCTTGCGCGCCATTGGCAACAGCGCAATCAGAATAATCGCCCTGAGTACATCGGACCAAACTTGCACTGACAAGACCGTTTCACTCGGCTGCGCTCGCAATAGCGTTCGGTCCAAAACGACGACGATCCCTGAAAGCACAGCAGACATGCCTGCAATCAGAAGAGCGCGTCGACTACCACTACCGTGTGCGCGGTGCGCTCCCAAGTAGACGGCGGCATACGAGAGAAGCACGCAAAGCATGCCGAACCATCCCATCGATCGGAGCTGAAGCCCTTCGACACACAGCCCAACAATCAGAGGGACGGCCGGCGCAATCGCGCGGACCAACACAGCTTGGGACAGTGGAATGTCTCGTAGCGAAATGATCGCCAAGCCATAGGCAAGGATGAGCAATACAGAGCGAACCGCAGCGTAAACGGCGAACGCAGATTGGGCCTTCCAGAGGCTCCATATCCCGAACTGCGGCAACAGCAGGACGAAGGGAACCCATAGCAATAGCGGTATCAGGTACACCACGGTCATAGCAGTGAGCGTTCCCCGACCCGCCGAACCGCGCTTGAGGAAGAAGTCCACGAAACCCAGCATCACACCCGCAGTACCGCCGATCAGAGGTCCAGTCGTCATCGTCCGCCTTGCTTGTAGGATGGCCGGTCGGCAATGACCGTCCCTCGTTGTTATTCGTAGTTGACCGTATGCGTGTGGCCAGCGTCCGCCGCATAGGTGATTCCGACGGTACCGCTGTCATGCTGGTTCATCAGTTCCTGGGTCGTCTTGACAATGCGATGCGTCCACTCGTGATCGGCGAGGCGGGGATCCAAGGCGAAGACACTCGACCCCCAACTGCTCATCCCCGTGCCGAGCAGCCCGAATTCTCTCCAAAGCTCCAGGACGTCGCGCACGACTGGCGCCTGGGACGCAATCTCGAAAGATTTCCAGCGGCATTCGCGAATCACATTCAAACCGCGGCAGAAGGCGTCAATATCCGCTTCGATAACGCCCGGAATGAGCATCATGAGGGCTGCGTGCGAGACCTTCTGTACATCTTGCAAGGGCACGGGGCAAACCTCCTCGAAGAAAGCTTGCTCGATCGCCCCATGGATAGCCAAGCCCTTTGGCGTGGCCAGCAAGATCGGCCAACGCGGAAGGCGTTGCTGAAACACCATCGGCGCGGGTGGCATCTCCCGGGAGTACGAGGACGCTCGAAAGCTGCCCCCCTTTGCCGCGAACGAGTGGCCGCAATCAAGCACGAATCCGCCGTTTGCAAAGGCGGCGGTGCCAATGCCTGAAGTACCACCGCGGCCAACAAGGTTGGCAAGCTCTGTGGCTGAAAAGTTCAAACCGTAGAGCAATGTGACTGCACGGGCTGCGGCCAGCAGATGCGCTGTTTTTGACCCAAGTCCGGTGTGTGGCTCCAGTGACCGTGTGACTTGAATTTCGATCAGACCTTTCAGATTCAGCCGAACCATGACCGCGGTGATCGTCTTTTCGATCGCACCTCGAAGCTCGTCTCCCTCGCCATCAGGCGGGACAAGCACAACAACTTCGATTTCGGCACTTTTCCGAGTACGTGCATTGAGTGCTGCGCGAGGAGAGTCAAGGGCAATGCCCACGCCCCCGTCTACGCGATTGCTGAACTGCCCATGCATATCGATCAACGAGATATGCAATCTGCAGGGCGCTGTGACAGTAGCGACTTTGATTTTTTCCGACATTTGTTTCTTGATTGGTGTTGTGTCGTTCGCGCCAAACAGGCGCACTCCCTAGGTAATGAAATTTGCAGGGACCTCCTTCGAAAATTTGGAATATTGAAGAGATGTGGAGTTGTTCCAGTCGGTGCTCTAGCCTCAAGACCACCTTCGGAATCGACGTTGGACGGCAGAGAGAGCCGCCGGCGCCGGTGGTTTGGGACCGACAGCGGCTTCGGCAAGTCCGCGATAGCTTTCGCCCAGATGGTCTCGTTATGGGTTTGCTCGAGACCATGCAACGCACTACTTACTCGCTGACACCCGAACTGGCGGAATCGATCGGCGGAGCTGCGGGCGCAGCAGGGGGAAGGGCTGCAATCAAAACTAAAGCGATCCCGAAAGCTAAGACAGTAATGGCGGTTTTCAAGTTTTTCTCTGTCAACGACCGTGAGGTCAAGGGCTTGGATCTTATGTATATCGGTCCCTCCTTCTTCTGTTCCTCATGTGCAAAATGCGCAGGCCGGAGGAAGATTTGGTCGCGCCGCACAGCTGTCGCCGGGAAGTGTGGAGAAATTCATCGAGTTAGTTGCAGTCAGACCACGTCGAGATCCGATCAGAGCCGGATCGACGGCGCGTCGCTCCCTGAAGTTCGATGCGTAGCCAGGGTCAGTGAAAAAGAAAAAGCGCCTCAGCATTGCTGGGCGCTTTTTAGTTCAAGGTCCTCAGGCAGCTCAACCCGCTGCTCTGCGGGCCGGTGCTGCTCAGGCCGGCGTACTTACTTATTTCCCCTGCGCCTGCCCCAAGATATCCACCACCACGCGCCGATCCGGCTGCAGGCAAGCCACCAGCCGCGCCGAGCGCTGCAGGCCCTGGCAGTCGCGCGTCACCGGCTCGCGCTCGCCCATCGAGCGCACCTCCATCGGCGCGCGCACACCCGCGGCCTTCAGGTAGTCGCGCACCGTGTTCGCGCGCTGCAGCGCCAGCCGGTCGTTATAGGCCTCGTTGCCCAGCCGGTCGGTGTGTCCCGTGATCGTCAGGCTCTGCACCTGCACCTCCGGGCTCTGCAGCGCACGCGCCAGCGCGTCCAGCTCGGCGCGGCCCTGCGGCAGCATGTCTGCCGCGGCCGAGCGGTCGAACCGGAACAGCGTGTCCGCGCTCAGGTTCACCCGCCGCGTCGTCGGCTGCGCCGGAGTTGGAACGGGCGCGGGCGCCGGCGTCACCACAGGGGTGAGCGCGCAGTTCTGCCCCTGGCACCAGTTGTAGCGCTCGTCGTGCAGGCTGGCGCAGCCGGACAGGACGAGGGTGGCGAGAGCTGCGGCGCCGAGCGCGAGCCGTGTCGGAGTGTTCTTCGTTTGCATGTGTTCTTTCCTTGGCGTTGTCTGTTTATTGGGCGGCGCTCACCACGCCACCCGCACGCCCAGCTGGCCCGAGACGCCCTCGCGGCTCGTGCCGCTGAGCGAGCGCTGGTACTGCACCCCGCCGTACAGGTAGGCGGCCTTGCTCAGCGGCAGCTGCGCGCCCACGCCCAACTCGGCCCAGGTCTGCTTGGCCCACTGCTCGTTCACCGTGGTGTTGCCGATGGTCACGCCCTTGGGGTCCTTGAACTCGTGCAGCACATTGGCCGTCACATAGAAGGTGTTGGTGCGCGTGAGCTTTTCGCCGCGCTCGGCCTTGTCGTTCCAGGCCAGGCGCGCGCCCAGACGCCCGCGCAGGCTGTGGCTGGTGAAGCCGTCCACCGTGGAGATGTTGTCCGCAAAGCCGCGGTAGCGCGTGAGCTGGTAGCTCAGCTGCGCCTGCGGCTCGATCAGCCACTGGCTGTCGCCGATCTGCCATGGGCGGCCCACTTCCACGCTCAGCCCGCCGCCGGTGCCCTTTTGCGTGCCCTCGCCGCCGTACTTGTCGGTGTACTTGTTCTGCACCGCATGCAGTTGACCAACCAGGTCCAGGTAGCTGCCGTTGTCCGCGTAGCGCGTGTGGTACGCGCCCAGAGTGAGCATCTGGCCCTTCATCTTGCCGGTGTCGTAGCCCATGCCGGCTTCGCCGCGGCGGCGGTCGTTGAAGTTGGTGCTGGTACGTCCGTAGCCCGCGCTGACGCCGGTGTGGCTGCGCGACTTGTCGCCGGCGTCTCCGCTGTAGCGCACGGCCAGGTCCTTGCCCAGCTGGAAGTACTGCATTTCCTGCTCGAAGCCGAACTGGCGCTTGCCGTCCACGTCCAGTCGCTGCGCGTGCAGGCGCATCCACGCCTGGTCGGCCGGCGCCTTGTCGTCGCAGCCGCAGTGGTCCCACTTGAGGGTCTGCTGCTCGCCCACGCGCTGGTGCAGCGTGCCCAGGAGGCCCAGGCCCAGTTCCTGGGTGGCGACCTGGCCCATCACGTAGCCGGGCACGGCGGGGCGCAGCACCTCGGGGGCGGGGACAGGCGCGGGGTTCGGGACGCCGGGCACCGGCACTGCCGGCGGCGTGTTGTAGACACTGCTCAGGTAGAAGCTGTTGGCGTCGCCGTCGGTGCGCCCGCCGCGGTGCAGCCCGTACTCGTAGGCGCCGGCCTGCACGGGGGCGGCCAGGGTGAAGTTGCCTTCTGAAGAGGTGCCGGACACCTGCACCACCTGGATGCCGTTGATGGTGGCGGCACCGGCGCCGCCGGTGTTGGCCACCAGCACACGGGTGGTACCGCTGGTGTTGCCGTTGACCACCAGCTTGTCGGTGGCGCTGGCGTCGCTGCCCAGGGCGGTGTTGATCCTCACCAGCCCGTTGGCACCGGCGTAGTTGCCGTTGACGGTGAGCGCGTTGCCGGGCGTGCCGGCGGCGTTGCGCAGGTCCAGCAGGCCCGCGTTGTGCAGGTCGCCGGTGAGGGTGAAGGCCGGCTGGCCCATGAACACGCTGCTGGTGGGCTGGATGAACAGGCCCATCGGAGCGCCGCTGGCGTCGGTGCCGGTGCCCACGGCCAGCGGGGCGCCGGCCAAGGTCAGGCGGGTGTTGTCCAGGGTGATGGTTTCCCAGTTGCGCAGGGTGTCGCCGCCGGCAGTGGCGGTCACGCCCTGCAGGGTGAGCTTGTCGACCCAGCCGTCGGCGGCCGAGACGTCGTCGCCGCCGTCCAGCACCTGGCTGCCGTTGTAGGCGGGGGCGGCCACCAGGGCGGTGTCGGAGCCGTTCTGGCCGTAGAAGCCGCCCGCGAGGGTGCCGCCGGTCCAGGTGACGGTGTCGTTGCCGTCGGCGGCGCTGGCTACACGGTCGTCCCCGTAGATGTTGCCGGTGAAGGTGCCGCCGGTGAGCGCCAGGCTGTCGTTGCCCAGGCCCAGGATGGCGTCGCCGGTGACGGTGCCGGCCGTGGCGACCACGGCGTTTCCGCCGAGGGTGTCGGTGCCGGTACTGGCCGCATCGCCGTCGCGAATCGCGATGCCGGAGGCGGCGCCGTTGACCGTGGCCGCCGCGCCGATGTTGACGGTTCCGCCTGCTGCTGCCAACGTGTGGATGGCCGCGCCCGCGCCGCTGCCGCTGGTCAGGCTGCCGCCCGTGACCTCGACCTGGTAGGTGCCCCCGGCCGAGGTGGCGCGCAGGCCGTCGGCATTGAGGCCTGTGGCGGCCACCGTGCCCGCGGCCATTGCGACCTGGGCCAGGCCGGTGCCGTCGGTCTGGCTGTACAGGCCGTGCGCGCCGGCGCCTGCGGTGCTGACGTTGCCGTTCAAGAGCGCGGTGGTGGCGGCGGCCGTATTGGCCGCGTTTGTGATCGCGGAATAGATCCCGTAGGTACCAGTCTGCAGCGTGGTGATCGTCGAAGCTGCGGCGTCCATGCTTGCCGTTGCCGCGCCCGTGCCCCTGTTACGGGCCAAGATTCCGTAGCCGTCGGCGCCGTGCATCACGATGCTGCCACCCGTCATCGACGCGCTCGCGGAGCCCGGGCCGGTACCCGAGTTGCTCGCGGCCAGCCCGCCCCCGCCCGCTCCGTTGCCGATCAACGTCCCTCCCGTCTGGCTGGCAATCGCGTTGCCGGTTCCGGTGACGACAGCGACGATGCTCGCGCTGGCGGCGTTCGTTGTCGCGGTGCCGCCAGATATGGTGGCGTAAGCATTGCCTGAGCCCAGTGTCTGGGAAACAAGGGCCGTGTTATTCGCGGCCTGTGTGGTGGCGTCACCACCGGTCATGGACGCAACAGCATCGCCATTGCCCCATGCCAAGGCGTAAGCCGCGTGCGACCCGCCCGCCGCAGTGCCGGTACTGATCGAGCCGCCGTTCACTACAACCGTCGCCTTGCCGGTGCCGTGCGTTTCTGCAAGCAGACCGACTCCTGAACCTTGCGTGCCAGTGGTGGAGATGGAGCCACTGTTGAGGATCGAGGTTGCATTGCCGTTGCCGACGACGCTGGTGGCGACGCCCATAGCGTTTTCGCCGTTGCTGGTGATCTTGGCACCATTGATGACGATGCTTGCATCACCGCCAGCGCCGGTTGTGAGTGAGTTGGCCAGCACACCCCACGCTGCACCGGACACCGGATTGCCCGCCGGGGTGGTCAGATTGATCGTGACGGGGCCGTTGACTTCGATCAGTCGATTGCCTGTGCCGTTACCGCCTGAATAGATGGCATTGGCGGTCGTCGCCGTCGTGACCGGCTCGATGGTAAAGGGCGCCGCGGTGCCATCCACGATGACGGTGATGCCGTCGGTGCCATAGGCAACGCCGGTTGTGTTTGGGTTCGCGTCCCCCACTGGCGTTCCGTCACCGTTGCAGATGACGGTTCCACCGACGGCGACAGCCCCGCACTCATCGGCCGCCCAGGCGGACGATGCGCCCCCGAAGGCCGCTGTCGCCAGGACAACCGCGCCGAGCGTGGCGCTCGACGACTTCTTGCCACGCGCGGTGCAAACCTCGCTGGCTGCCACCCAGGCGCCTAGCGCCTCATTCCAGATGCTTCGAAATGACCTGTTCATGTAATGACCCTCGCTCCAAAAAAGTCCAAGCGATGCGGTCAATCGGAACCATTTCCGGCAACCCATTGCTATGGCACGCCGACTTTTGCGGCAGGCGTGGAGACTATTAGCAATGGCCGGATAGCCTGAAGGTATTAGTTCACAAATGCCAGGCTTTAATTAACATTTCGAAGCTTCGGTTTTTCATTGGTGAATTAATTCACGAGGTGCTCACGCCCGCAGCGCTGCTGCTCGCGCAGCGCCGCAGTATAGGCAGGACCCGATCCAACATGAAGCCGCCACGAGCAAGCTTGGAATAGGCCTCCCACATCAGTCATGATCTAGATTGACAAATAGCGCCAGAGCGATTTAGGTCGATATTATTAATAGAATTATTTTTACGTTGTTTAAATTTCTATATCAGAGGTCCAGAATTTTTACGCAGGAATGAGCAGTGCCCGAAGCTGAAACCGACGTGTGGTCTCATGCCGGTTTTACGGAATGCGCATTGCCTGGCGCCGGCCAATACCGCCCTGCAGCATTCGTGCGACCCGCGCCAAGCCGCCGGTTCCGCTGGCGGCTCGCCCAATCAATGCGCCGCCCGCCGCGCCCGCCAGCACCCGGCGCACGAACGACCGGCTGCGTCCGGCCGTCAGCAGCAGCAGAACGCCCGCGCCAAGAACCGCGAGGTGCTCGCCCGGAAAGTCCGGTCGCTGCGCGTCCATCTTCTTGACTGCTTCGATCTTGGATCCGATGTTCATTGGAAGCTCCTTTCTGTACGAACTTCTTCATATCAAGCGAGCCGATGCACCGGTGTAGGCGCCGGTCACATGCAACGTGCCGAATCGGGCGCACGGCGCCGTTTCTCAGGGTTTTCACATAGAGGAAGACCAAAAACCGTCTAGGGGCTCGTCACACAGGCGTCACGAGCTATTAAAACAATAGCGTTCACCACTTTCGCGAGGATCGTTCCTCGTAAACGCTATATCTAGCCCGACTCTTGCTAAGCAAAATCCTCGACGGATTCACGTCACCCATGATCGAGGACATCGAAGCAATGAACCTTTTGCGTCTCCGGCAGCCGATGGCTGCGCTGGTGTTGGGCGGCACAGCAGCATTCTTCGGGGCGATGACCACATCGGCCCATGCGTTCTCGAACCCGCCCATACAAATGGCGCAAGGCGTCGAATACATGTGCGGGGGCACGAGCAAGGCCGAGGCGTCGTTCATGCAGATGGTGTCGCCGCGATGGGCGGCAACCATCGAGTTCGGCATCAACGACAGCACGCAGAAGAGCAATTTCCCGGTCCGGGCCGCGGTTCAGGTGCGCGAAAAGTACACGGGCCGCCCCGTGATGGAAGCGCAGTCGAACGGGCCTTACATGCTCGCCCGGCTCGATCCCGGCGCATACGACGTGAACGTGACGCTCGGCGGCCTGACGATCACGCAGACGCTGACCGTGATTGCCGGCGTGCCGGCCCGCGCGGTCTTCATGTGGCCTTCGAATTTCGACATGGCCTCGGTGCTGCCGCCCGCGCCGCAAACG from Variovorax paradoxus includes these protein-coding regions:
- the dnaA gene encoding chromosomal replication initiator protein DnaA; the encoded protein is MSTDGIGESLWQACVDQLAQELSEQQFNTWIKPLTAQVTDDLSRMTVFVANRFKLDWIRAQYAGKIAAMAEKMYGQPVAVELALAPREAPVRSAPIAVLAETDVPRDMAGPGEEPAAAGFKNRLNSGLTFDTLVEGTANRMARAAAMHVAGMPGHLYNPLFIYGGVGLGKTHLMHAVGNRLLADRPDSKVLYIHAEQFVSDVVKAYQRKTFDEFKERYHSLDLLLIDDVQFFANKDRTQEEFFNAFEALLAKKSHIVMTSDTYPKGLADIHERLVSRFDSGLTVAIEPPELEMRVAILINKARAESAEMPEEVAFFVAKNVRSNVRELEGALRKILAYSRFNQKEISIALAREALRDLLSIQNRQISVENIQKTVADYYKIKVADMYSKKRPASIARPRQIAMYLAKELTQKSLPEIGELFGGRDHTTVLHAVRKISGERQQLTELNQQLHVLEQTLKG
- the gyrB gene encoding DNA topoisomerase (ATP-hydrolyzing) subunit B, whose translation is MSAEENKPEVPHTEPVYTPEIESAVPIEITPADTSYGEGSITILEGLEAVRKRPGMYIGDTSDGTGLHHLVFEVVDNSIDEALAGHCDDIVVTIHSDNSISVTDNGRGIPTGVKMDDKHEPKRSAAEIALTELHAGGKFNQNSYKVSGGLHGVGVSCVNALSVMLRLVVRREGKIHELEFSRGFVQDRLLETVNGVEVSPMKIIGDTDKRGTEVHFLPDTEIFKENNDFHYEILSKRLRELSFLNNGVRIRLKDERTGKEDDFSGAGGVRGFVEFINKGKTVLHPNSFYAAGEKPADTYGGIPGTHIGVEVAMQWNSGYNEQVLCFTNNIPQRDGGTHLTGLRAAMTRVINKYIEENELAKKAKVEVTGDDMREGLCCVLSVKVPEPKFSSQTKDKLVSSEVRAPVEDIVGRLLTDYLQERPNDAKIICGKIIEAARAREAARKAREMTRRKGVLDGMGLPGKLADCQEKDPALCEVYLVEGDSAGGSAKQGRDRKFQAILPLRGKILNVEKARYEKLLTSNEILTMITALGTGIGRAGATTAGGGADDFNVAKLRYHRIIIMTDADVDGAHIRTLLLTFFYRQMPELVERGHIYIAQPPLYKVKVGKEEQYLKDGPALDAFLLKVALKDASIETGGPNSTTLSGDTLAELARKHQLAEAVIARLRNFMDAEALRAIADGVALDLDTTPAAEASAVALQAKLRELNTTGVPAEVSSEFDARTDKPLLRISRRHHGNIKSSVLTQDFVHGADYAALAEAANTFRNLLSADGAIVRRGEGERAKEEKVADFRIAMKWLIGQAENATSRQRYKGLGEMNPAQLWETTMDPTVRRLLRVQIDDAIEADRVFTMLMGDEVEPRREFIEQNALRAANIDV
- a CDS encoding DMT family transporter, whose amino-acid sequence is MTTGPLIGGTAGVMLGFVDFFLKRGSAGRGTLTAMTVVYLIPLLLWVPFVLLLPQFGIWSLWKAQSAFAVYAAVRSVLLILAYGLAIISLRDIPLSQAVLVRAIAPAVPLIVGLCVEGLQLRSMGWFGMLCVLLSYAAVYLGAHRAHGSGSRRALLIAGMSAVLSGIVVVLDRTLLRAQPSETVLSVQVWSDVLRAIILIALLPMARKLLPQQPKETPRAGWIGYLVLAGVFITIGESLFLVFLALDSSQMSTASLFRRLSLVVSFLIGMAVLRERPTRVNIYASLLSLIGILALSVDSLT
- a CDS encoding beta-ribofuranosylaminobenzene 5'-phosphate synthase family protein, translating into MSEKIKVATVTAPCRLHISLIDMHGQFSNRVDGGVGIALDSPRAALNARTRKSAEIEVVVLVPPDGEGDELRGAIEKTITAVMVRLNLKGLIEIQVTRSLEPHTGLGSKTAHLLAAARAVTLLYGLNFSATELANLVGRGGTSGIGTAAFANGGFVLDCGHSFAAKGGSFRASSYSREMPPAPMVFQQRLPRWPILLATPKGLAIHGAIEQAFFEEVCPVPLQDVQKVSHAALMMLIPGVIEADIDAFCRGLNVIRECRWKSFEIASQAPVVRDVLELWREFGLLGTGMSSWGSSVFALDPRLADHEWTHRIVKTTQELMNQHDSGTVGITYAADAGHTHTVNYE
- the dnaN gene encoding DNA polymerase III subunit beta, whose protein sequence is MIVLKATQDKVLAALQSVAGIVERRHTLPILANVLIRKTGGQLQLTTSDLEIQIRTTAELGGDEGNFTTTIGARKLIDILRTMPADQTVSLESSASKLVLKGGKSRFTLQSLPAEDFPLVQEAANFGPVFSVPQKTLKDLLSQVSFAMAVHDIRYYLNGILFVAEGKQLSLVATDGHRLAFSSATLDVEVPRQEVILPRKTVLEMQRLLSDAEGAIEMQFANNQAKFSFGGMEFVTKLVEGKFPDYNRVIPKNHKNSVTLGRAPLLASLQRTAILTSEKFKGVRLNIEPGTLRIASNNAEQEEAQDELDIDYGGDAIEIGFNVTYLIDALANMGQDMVKLDLADSNSSALLTIPENASFKYVVMPMRI